The following proteins are co-located in the Acidicapsa acidisoli genome:
- the hscB gene encoding Fe-S protein assembly co-chaperone HscB, translating to MSTALTTSAPAACWACSAALATSALLCPTCGKVQPVSAADYFQVFGLARALTLDTAALERDFHRLSRRLHPDRFARASADEQQWSLANTALLNDAYRTLRDPIQRTEYLLRLEGLQIGEEHSGKGKSADRQPPADLLEEVFELNMQLEEMRMNQKMGENDPALLADLTAARTRFENLLAAVDTDLTARGAEWDGGSSEVRQKAANTMASLLDRRRYLRNLVRDVNAVLSNPAA from the coding sequence ATGTCCACAGCACTTACAACTTCCGCCCCAGCAGCCTGTTGGGCATGTAGCGCAGCGCTCGCAACATCCGCGCTGCTATGCCCTACCTGCGGCAAAGTACAGCCAGTCTCCGCGGCGGACTACTTCCAGGTCTTCGGACTTGCGCGTGCGCTCACTCTGGACACGGCAGCACTGGAGCGTGATTTCCACCGTCTCAGTCGCCGCCTGCATCCCGATCGCTTCGCCCGTGCCTCAGCCGACGAGCAGCAATGGAGCCTCGCCAACACGGCGTTGCTCAACGATGCCTACCGCACTCTGCGCGATCCGATCCAGCGAACGGAATACCTGCTGCGTCTAGAAGGCCTGCAAATCGGCGAGGAGCACTCCGGCAAGGGCAAGAGCGCCGACCGCCAACCTCCTGCCGACCTGCTCGAAGAAGTCTTCGAACTCAACATGCAGCTCGAAGAAATGCGCATGAATCAAAAGATGGGCGAGAACGATCCGGCTCTTCTGGCCGATCTCACCGCAGCCCGCACCCGCTTCGAAAACCTTCTCGCCGCAGTCGACACCGACCTCACAGCCCGAGGCGCAGAGTGGGACGGCGGCAGCAGCGAAGTACGCCAGAAGGCCGCCAACACCATGGCCTCGCTCTTGGATCGTCGCCGCTACCTGCGCAATCTCGTCCGCGACGTCAACGCAGTTCTCTCGAACCCAGCAGCTTAG
- a CDS encoding HesB/IscA family protein, protein MQDFVTIQTPEQASQAAALSAQSAPVKAAAKGIEVTPRALAHIRSGMAKEGISPEEGGLRLGVLGGGCSGLSYSIRFDTRPRERDRVYEFEGIRIFVDPKSFVYLHGMILDYEQTLLKQGFNFINPNSTRSCGCGSSFS, encoded by the coding sequence ATGCAGGACTTCGTCACAATTCAGACGCCGGAACAGGCCAGTCAGGCAGCTGCGCTTTCGGCCCAGTCCGCTCCGGTAAAGGCTGCGGCAAAGGGAATCGAAGTAACCCCACGCGCCCTGGCCCATATTCGCAGCGGCATGGCCAAAGAGGGCATTTCGCCCGAAGAAGGCGGCCTGCGTCTCGGAGTTCTCGGCGGCGGCTGCTCCGGGCTCTCCTACAGCATCCGCTTTGACACGCGGCCTCGCGAGCGCGATCGCGTCTACGAATTCGAAGGCATCCGCATCTTTGTCGATCCCAAGAGCTTCGTCTATCTTCATGGCATGATCCTGGATTACGAGCAGACTCTGCTGAAGCAGGGCTTCAACTTCATCAATCCGAACTCGACGCGCTCCTGCGGATGCGGGTCTTCGTTTTCCTAA
- the iscU gene encoding Fe-S cluster assembly scaffold IscU: MAYSDKVIDHYNHPRNVGQLDKSSDEVGTGLVGAPECGDVMRLQIRVNPETQVIEEAKFKTFGCGSAIASSSLATEWVKGKTVSEAMEIKNTDIVKELALPPVKIHCSVLAEDAIRAAIGDWKKKNGVGETTGAVAVAAH; encoded by the coding sequence ATGGCATACAGCGATAAGGTTATCGACCACTACAATCATCCCCGCAACGTAGGCCAGCTCGACAAGAGCTCGGACGAAGTTGGCACAGGCCTGGTCGGCGCACCCGAGTGCGGCGACGTCATGCGCCTTCAGATTCGCGTGAATCCTGAAACCCAGGTCATCGAAGAAGCCAAGTTCAAGACCTTTGGCTGCGGCTCGGCCATCGCCAGTTCGTCGCTCGCCACCGAATGGGTCAAAGGTAAGACGGTCTCCGAGGCGATGGAAATCAAGAACACCGACATTGTGAAGGAATTGGCCCTCCCCCCCGTCAAGATCCATTGCTCGGTTCTGGCAGAGGACGCCATCCGCGCAGCCATCGGCGACTGGAAGAAGAAGAATGGCGTCGGAGAGACAACCGGCGCAGTCGCTGTCGCCGCACACTAA
- a CDS encoding IscS subfamily cysteine desulfurase — translation MSAIDTPVAVPAGVNLPIYMDNHATSPLDPRVLEAMLPYFSQKFGNAASRNHSFGWEAEQAVENAREQIAKLIGASAKEIIFTSGATESNNLAIKGIAEMYKERGNHIITQVTEHKAVLDTCKRLEKYGYRVTYLPVKADGLIDIEDLKRAMDDKTILVSIMFANNEIGVIQPVAEIGKLCHEKGIIFHTDAVQAVGKVPVDVNAMNIDVLSLTAHKIYGPKGVGALYVRRRNPRVQISAQIDGGGHERGMRSGTLNVPGIVGLGKACEIAGAEMATEAARLQAMRDHLRNKLESALDYVEINGSWEHRLPGNLNMSFVYVEGESLLMGINDVAVSSGSACTSATLEPSYVLKALGLGDDVAHSSIRFGLGRFNKEAEVDYVADKVIGIVQKLRELSPLYEMVKEGIDLSKIEWAAH, via the coding sequence ATGAGCGCAATCGACACCCCCGTCGCAGTTCCCGCAGGTGTAAACCTGCCCATTTACATGGACAACCATGCGACCAGCCCCCTGGACCCGCGTGTACTCGAAGCCATGCTGCCCTACTTTTCACAAAAATTCGGCAACGCCGCAAGCCGCAATCATTCCTTTGGCTGGGAAGCAGAACAGGCCGTTGAAAATGCACGCGAGCAGATTGCAAAGCTGATCGGCGCATCCGCAAAGGAAATCATCTTTACCTCAGGCGCCACCGAAAGCAACAATCTGGCCATCAAGGGCATCGCCGAGATGTATAAGGAGCGCGGCAACCACATCATCACCCAGGTTACGGAGCACAAAGCCGTCCTCGACACCTGCAAGCGTCTGGAAAAATACGGCTATCGCGTCACGTACCTGCCGGTGAAGGCCGACGGTCTCATCGACATAGAAGACCTGAAGCGCGCCATGGACGACAAGACGATCCTGGTCTCGATCATGTTTGCCAACAACGAGATCGGCGTCATCCAGCCAGTCGCTGAAATCGGCAAGCTCTGTCACGAAAAGGGCATCATCTTCCACACCGACGCCGTGCAGGCCGTTGGCAAGGTACCTGTCGACGTGAACGCGATGAACATTGACGTTCTCTCCCTGACCGCGCACAAGATTTACGGACCCAAGGGCGTTGGCGCGCTGTACGTCCGCCGCCGCAACCCCCGCGTCCAGATTTCCGCCCAGATCGACGGCGGAGGCCACGAGCGCGGTATGCGTTCCGGCACATTGAACGTTCCCGGCATCGTCGGCCTCGGCAAGGCCTGCGAAATCGCCGGCGCCGAAATGGCTACCGAAGCCGCCCGTCTGCAAGCGATGCGTGATCACCTGCGCAACAAGCTGGAATCGGCCTTGGATTACGTTGAAATCAACGGCTCGTGGGAGCATCGTCTGCCCGGTAACCTGAACATGAGCTTCGTCTACGTCGAAGGCGAAAGCCTGCTGATGGGAATCAACGATGTCGCGGTTTCCAGCGGATCGGCCTGCACCTCGGCCACTCTCGAACCCTCCTACGTGCTCAAAGCCCTCGGCCTCGGCGACGATGTCGCACACAGTTCCATTCGTTTCGGTCTGGGCCGTTTCAACAAAGAAGCGGAAGTGGATTATGTGGCCGACAAGGTCATCGGCATCGTCCAAAAGCTTCGCGAGCTCTCTCCGCTCTACGAAATGGTCAAGGAAGGCATCGACCTGAGCAAGATCGAGTGGGCCGCCCACTAA
- a CDS encoding RrF2 family transcriptional regulator produces MLRLTKKADYGLMALKYLAEHPETPSVSAKDIADTYGIPAQLLAKVLQRLAKVGLLRSHAGMNGGYALSKSARAITAFEVIHAIDGPLFITSCTKGSKSCDLEPNCTVKEPLARVNESIADVLRSITVYDLVDHETAVSRASQLHQLVSLTVPM; encoded by the coding sequence ATGCTGCGGCTCACTAAAAAAGCGGATTACGGCCTGATGGCTCTCAAGTACCTCGCCGAGCATCCGGAAACGCCATCCGTGAGCGCAAAAGATATCGCCGACACATATGGAATTCCTGCGCAATTACTCGCGAAGGTCTTGCAGCGGCTTGCGAAGGTGGGGCTGCTTCGCTCCCATGCGGGGATGAACGGCGGATATGCCCTGTCGAAGAGTGCACGCGCCATTACGGCATTTGAAGTTATCCACGCAATCGACGGGCCGCTCTTCATTACAAGTTGCACCAAGGGTAGTAAATCCTGCGATTTAGAGCCCAACTGCACCGTGAAAGAGCCCCTGGCGCGAGTGAACGAGAGCATCGCCGACGTTCTCAGAAGCATCACAGTATATGACCTTGTAGATCATGAAACAGCAGTCTCGCGCGCGTCGCAGTTGCATCAGCTGGTTTCACTGACCGTACCCATGTAG